GCTCGGGCTGGGCACGACCTCCAGGTGGAAGCGGTCGAGCAGCTCGTCGGGGGACTGCCAGAGGTGCAGTCCGGACCCGAGCTTCACCGGCGAGACCGCCACGTGCATGGTGTCGACGAGGTCCGCGTCGAGGAACTCCCGGACGGTGGTCACTCCGCCGCCGAGCCGGACGTCCTTGCCCTCCGCGGCCTCGCGCGCCCGTTCGAGAACCGTGGCAGGGTCCCCGTCGACGAAGTGGAAGGTGGTGTCGGAGAGGGTGAAGGAGGGACGCCAGTGGTGGGTCATCACGAACACCGGGGTGCGGAACGGCGGCTCGTCGCCCCACCAGCCGCGCCACTCGTGGTCCTGCCAGGGCCCGCGCTGGAACCCGAACTTGTTGCGGCCCATGATCTCGGCACCGATGTTGCGGGCGAAGTCGCGGGTGAAGTAGTCGTCGAGACCCCGGCTCCCCCCGGGCTCCGTGCGATTGGGCCAGCTCGCCGTCGCGCCGGCCCAGGCGAAGAGCTTCTCGGGATGGTCGTAGCCGAACGGCCGCTCGAAGCTCTGGTCCTCACCGGCAGCGATGCCGTCACTCGAGACGATGAAGTTCTGGACCCTCAACAGTTGAGCCACGTGTTCCTCCGGTGTGCTCGGACAACGTTGGTGAGAAGGCCGCAGGAACTCGTCGCTGCGCCCCTGACCGGTCAGCCGACCGGGCTGACGGTGTCCTGACCCATGATGCTGCGGGGGTCTGACAATCCGCCGCCGCGAGCGGAGGCCTGCCCTTCCGACGGGCTCCGCCACGAACTCGATCACCGACGAGACTGCCACATCCGACGCCCTGCCCCGGGCAGCGACGTCGTTCCTCGTGCATGTTCCCCGACGCGGAGCCGGCCGGCGCCGGGGCGGCACCGCCGCCCGCCGGCAGGCTCGGGGCGGCGGTGGCCGGTCGCCCCCGGTCACCGTGGCCCCGGCAGGGCCCGGCCCAGACGGGCGAGCGGGGACAGCGCCATCACCAGCGGGGACAGCAGCATGCCCGCGGCCGTCACCAGGAGGCTGGTGCGCAGCCCCCACCCCTGCGCGAGAAGCGCGCCGAGCAGGGAGCCGAGCGGGGCCGTCCCCATGCCGACGAAGGTGATCGTCGCGGCCGCGCGGCCCTGCATCCCGTCCGGGGTCGCGGCCTGCCGCACCGCCATGACCGCGACGTTCACCACCTGTCCGGCGGCCCCGAACACGAAGTTGACCGCCAGGAGCAGGGCGACCGTGGCGACGGAGGAGCTGTGCAGCGCGGGCACGCACAGGAACACGCCGTCGCCGAGGGCCGCCGCGGACACCAGCACGGTGCCGTGGCCGAACCGGCCCGGCAGCCGGGCGGCCAGCACCGAGCCCAGGAGCGCGCCCGGTCCGGTCGCCGCCAGCGCCAGGCCGACGGCGGTGCCCGACAGGTGCAGTTCCCGCGGCAGGAAGAGCAGATAGACGGTCATCATGGCCGCGAAGGAGAACTGGAAGGCGGCCGAGGCGAGGCACACCGTCCGCAGCGGGATGTCGCCGGCGACGAACCGGAGGCACTGGTGGATCCGCCGCCGGACCCGAGGGGGACGCCCGGAGTGTCCCGGGACCGCTTCGGTCCGGCGGATCCGGCGGACCGACAGGACCGACAGCGCGAAGAACGACGCGCCGCAGGCGGCGGCGACCGGCGCCGACAGCAGTGTCACCAGCGCGCCGCCGAGGGCGGGACCGCCGACCTGGGCCGCGGAACGGCTGCCTTCCAGCGCGCTGTTGCCCTGCAGCAGCTGATCGCGGGTCACCAGCCGCACGAGCGAGGCCTGGTAGGCCACGTCGAAGAACACGGACAGGGCCCCGGCGGCGAAGGCGGCCAGGAGCAGCGCGGGCAGGCCGAGCCGGCCGAGGAGACCGGCTGCCGCCGCGGCGCCCAGGACCAGGGCCCGGCCGGCGTCCGCCAGCACCATGACCGTGCGGGTCCGCCACCTGTCCACCCAGGCGCCGGCGAGGAGCGCGAGCAACAGGACCGGCGCCTGCCCGACCGCGCGGAGAACACCCAACTCGCCGGCGCCGGCGCCGAGCGTCAGGACGGCGAAGAGCGGAAGAACGATCAGCGTGCTGTGTTCGCCGAGCTGGGAGGCCGTCTGGCCCGCCCAGAGCCGGCGGAAGTCGCGGTCCCGCCACAGGTTCGGCGGGACGGTTCGACCGGGTTCGGACACGCGGGAGGAGACAAACGGCACGGGGCTCCCTCGGACTGCCGACGACGAGGCCCGTCAGCCGGCGCACACCAGGGGCGCCTGCGTCGCGGGCAGGGGAAGGCTCGCTCTGCCGGACCGTCAAGGGCGGCACGCGATGACAGGCCGGTCACGGCCTACGACGTCAACGCGCGCTCGGACTACCGGGCATCTCTCAGCTCCTCGTGGGCCACTCGCCGCACCCGAACAGTAGCCCTTGACCGCTCGGTACGAAAGGCGGTTTCCGTGCACGGAGGACCGGCCCGGCCGAGCACCCCGCCGGACGGTGCCCCGCCACCGGGCCCCGGACGCACCCTCACCGCGGTCGTACCTGACGGACACCCGGCGCAACCGCTCCACCCAGCGGCGGCCGCCTTGCGGCCGGACTCCGGGCGGCTTCACCGAAGGGCTGCCCGGCCCGGCGACCTCCCGCACCCGCGGGAGCTGGATCTGGGCGCGAGCGCGACCCAGCTCCGTGCGCAGGCGGTCCCTGGAGGCGGTCATCTCCTCCAGCCGGCGGGCCAGCCGTTCGGTGAGCGCGCCCGCCAACAGCGCCTCCTCCCGGCGGGCTTCCCGCTCGACGCGGGCGCGTTCAACGGCCGCCCGGGCCTGCCCCTGGGCCTGCCCGAGGCGCACGGACAGGGCGGCGCCGTCCCCCGCCAACCGCTCCAGTTCCTCGCGCAGCGCGACAGGCTCGTTCCCTGCGCCGTCCACGCGATCCGGTGAGCCGCCTCCAACTGCGCCCTCAGGTCGGCCTGGAGAGCCGTCAGCCCGTGCCCTTCCCGCCGCTGGGCCTCAGGCCATCCGCCAACTCCGCCGCGACGACGCCCGGGGCCGCCTCAGCGACCGCACCGGCCCCGGCAACCCCACCCGCCCGGCTCCCGGCAACACCCCGGGCGGCGGCGAACCGGCGCCCACCCTCACCGCTGCCGCCGCTCGCGGGGCCGCCGCCGGCGCCACCAACGCCCTTTTCGGCTGGCTCCTCCACCGGTGGAGCGACAACTGAACCCGCCGACCGGGCGCACCGAAGGTGTGACCCACGTCATAGCCCGGAGGTGCATAGCGGAGCGAGGTCCAGCGCCTTAACAGGGGTACAGGAACGCGTCCGTGATCGTGGGGCGGCGCACGTCGTCCGCGACACGTGCGCCGCACCGCTCCCCACGGGACGGCAGCAGGGGTCGGCGTGCTCGGCGGGGAAGCAAGGGGTCGAGGGTGACGGGGCAGGCGCGGGTCGACGCGTTCGACCGCTTCGTGGCGGCTCGCTGGCCGGCGCTGCTCCACCTGGCGCGGCTGCTCACCGGCGGGGACCGGCACCGGGCGGAGGACCTGCTGCAGGAGGCGCTCGTCAAGCTCTGGTTCGCCTGGCCGAGGGTGGCCGAGCAGGCGCCCGAGGCGTACGTACGGAAGGTCCTGGCCCGTGCGGCGGCCCGCTCGGCGCGGCGGCGCTGGTGGGGCGAGCAGCCCATCGGCCGGCTGCCCGACCCGCCCGGAGCGGCGGACGAGGCCGCGGCCGTGGACGAGCGGACCAGGTTGGAGGCCGTGCTGGCGTTGCTGCCGGCGCGGCAGCGGGCCGCGGTGGTGCTGCGCTACTACCAGGACCTGCCCGAGGGCCAGGTCGCGGAGGTGCTCGGGTGCCCGGTGGGTACCGCCCGGTCGCTGACGGCCCGTGGCGTCGCGCGGCTGCGGCAGTTGCTGGCGGAGGCGGTCAGCCCGGTCGAGTGAGGAACCTGTCCGGCCGGGAGGGCCGCGGGTGCGGGCCGCGGGTGCGGGCCGCACGAGGTGGACCGCGCGAGGCGACTCGTGCGGGATGAGTCGTGCGGGATGAGTCGTATGAGGAGGGTCGGGTGACCAGGGGAGCCATGGATCGCTTCGAGCAGGAGCTGGTACGGATGATGCGCGAGGGACAGGAGGGGACGCCGTACGAGGACCGCCACCGCGACCGCCTGCACGCCGGCGTGCGGGCCCGGAAGCGGGTCCGGACGGCGTGGAAGGCCGCCGGATCGGTACTGACCGCCGCCGGGCTCTGCGTCGCGCTGCTGGTCGTCGCGAGTTCCTTCTCCCGGGGCGGGCCGGCCGGCCCCCGGCCCCTTCCCCTGGTCTCCGCCGGGTCGGTGACCATGACGTCGCCGGGCCGCCCGGCCTCCACCGCCGAAGGGGCGCCGGCACCGTACCGCCTGTCGACGCCGAGGCCGGCGACGGGGCCGGACCGGATCTCGGCCACCCGGCCGGCGCCCCGGCCGGGCGCGGGCGGCCCCGTCGGGTGAGGACCGCCCCGACGGCGGGCGACCCGCCCCCGCTCGTCCCACCCTCCCCGAGGAGAAGGCCCACCACGTGATCCCCGAGAACGCGACCGCCCCGGCCGACCCACAGCGGCAGCCGGCCGACCGCCGGCCGACCCCGTGGGAGCGGCAGCTGCACCGCGCCGGGTACGCCGCCCGACCACAGCTCTCCGTGCACGACCACCTGGTGACGCCGTTCCCCGAGCCCGGGTCGCGGATGCGGCGCCCGCCCCGGCCGGCCCCGGCGGCGCTGCGCCGCCTGGCGCGCTGGTCCGGCTGGGGCGGGCCGCTGCTGGTGACCCTCCTCGCCGGACTGGCCCGCTTCTGGCGGCTGGACAGCCCGCGGGCGGTCGTGTTCGACGAGACGTACTACGCCAAGGACGCCTGGTCCCTGCTGCGGCTCGGCTACGAGGGCAGCTGGCCGGACCGCCTGGTCGCCGACCCGCAGATCCTGGGCCGCCCCCAGGTGATCCCGCTCTCCGACGCCGGGGCCTTCGTCGCGCACCCACCGGCGGGCAAGTGGGTGATCGCCCTCGGCGAGTGGATGTTCGGCCTCGGCCCGTTCGGCTGGCGCTTCATGACGGCGGCCCTGGGCACGCTCTCGGTGCTGATGCTGTGCCGCATCGGCCGCCGCCTGTTCCGCTCCACCCTGCTGGGCTGCCTGGCCGGGGCACTGATGGCGGTGGACGGCCTGCACTACGTGATGAGCCGCACCGCGCTGCTCGACCTCGTCGTGATGGTCTTCGCCCTGGCGGCGTTCGGCTGCCTGCTGATCGACCGGGACCGTACCCGGGACCGGCTCGCCGCCGCCCTGCCGGTCGACGGGGACGGGCGCGGGGACGGGCGCGGGGACGGGGGCGGCCGGGCACACCTGGACGGGCACACCGCCGCCCGCGCCGGGACGGGCCCGCGCCCCTGGCGGCTCGCGGCCGGCCTCTTCCTCGGCCTGTCGGCCTCGGTCAAGTGGAACGGCCTGTACTTCCTCGCCTTCTTCCTCGTCCTCACCCTGCTGTGGGACGCCGGCGCCCGCCGCACCGCGGGAGCGCACCACCCCTACCGCGCGGTGCTGCGCAAGGACCTCTGGTCGGCACTGTCCCTCGTCCTGGTCACCGCCCTGACCTACCTGGCGACCTGGACCGGCTGGCTCCGCTCCGACCACGGGTACGGGCGGCACTGGGCGGACGGCCGCGGCGGCACCTGGTCCTGGATCCCGGCCCCGCTCCGCAGCCTGTGGCACTACGAGTACGACGTCTACCAGTTCAACGTGGGGCTGCACACGCCCCACCCGTACGAATCGAACCCCTGGAGCTGGCTGGTCCTCGGGCGCCCCGTCCTGTTCCACCACACCCAGGCGGAGCCCGGCACGGCCGGCTGCCCCGCGGCGACCGCCTGCTCGCAGACCATCCTCGCCCTGGGAACACCGCTCCTGTGGTGGTCGGCCTGCTGCGCGCTGGTGTACCTCCTCTTCCGGTGGGCGCTGCGACGCGACTGGCGCGCCGGCGCCGTCCTGTGCGGGGTGGGGGCCGGCTACCTGCCCTGGTTCCTGTACCAGGACCGCACGATCTTCTCCTTCTACGCGGTCGCCTTCGTGCCCTACCTGAGCCTGGCCGTGACGATGATGCTGGGAGCCCTGCCGGGGCCGCCGGGGGCGAGCGACCGGCGCCGTGTGCGGGGCGTGCTGGTGGCCGGGGTGCTCGTCCTGCTGATCGGCTGGAACTTCGTCCACTTCGTCCCGCTCTACACGGGGCAGAGCATCCCGTACGCCGACTGGCGCGCCAGGTTGTGGCTCGACAGCTGGTTCTGAGCCGAGCGTGCGGCGAGCCGTGATCGACGTGACAGCACGCCGGCTCACCGGCAGACGGACGAGCTCACCGCGCGCCTGTACGACGACCGGTCGGTCCGGGAGTCCTCACCGAGACCGAACCGGGCCATGTCGTCCGAGCAGGTACCGGACCGCGACCGGTCCTGACCGGCGTACCGGAGCAGGGCCCGGACGGGCGCTCAGCCGCCAGGCCGGCCGTCCTCCACCGCGGCGACCACGAACCACTGGGCCGGCAGGGCCATCCGGGTACCGTCCGGGTGGCGCTCGCTCATCGCGAGGTCGGTCCCGCCCTGGTCGAGGATCTCCAACCCGGCGCCGCGCAGCAGCTCGGGCGTCCCAGAACGGCTCGCCCGGCTCGCCCGTGTTCTCCGCCCAGAAGCCCTCCCACGCGCGTACGTAGCGCTCCGAAGTACTCATGCCAGGGTCTCCCGTGTGTCGTGGCGGCGCGTACCAGCCTCCGTACCGACGCGCGGGCCGGCGGAAACCGCAAGGCCGGATCCTTCACACCACGTTCGACCCCGCGCCGGAGAACCATCCGAACGGTGGCCCGGCCGGGCCGGCGGCGGGTGCTTCAGGCGGCGTCGCCCCGCCCGGGATCCGACGGCACCGCGGCGGGCGCGTCGCGCAGCGCCGCCCGGGAGGTGACGCCCAGATCGGGGAACACCCGGTAGCAGCCGGAGCCGACGGTGCGCGGCGACAGGTGCGTCCGTTCCCCGATCTCATTGTTGGCACGGTGAAACTCGCGGGGCAGGTCGCTCCCTTGACAGACTGTCGTCATGGCAGCTGACGATCTTGAGGCGATACGGTGTGAACTCTCGGCGGTTCGCGCGGAGCGCGACGCACTGCGGCGGGACCTTGGTGATCTGAGGACACGACTCTGCATCAGACTCGGCATCCTCCGGAAGGAGGCGGGCCCGCAGGGGACCACGATCGTCAGCGTGGCCACCGACCCTGAGATCGTCGAGGAGGTCCAACGCCTCCAGGACGAGCTTGCCACCGACCGGGAGGCCGACCGACGATGGTCGGCCATCGACGCCCTGATCCTGGAGAACCGCAGGATCCATGCGATCCAGAGCATCCGTTCCGAGTTCGGAACGAGCCTTCGCCTGGCAGTGGATCTGCTCGACGAGCGGTACATCCGCCTGCGGCGGCGGCAGCCCGACGGCTTCAGTGAAATCCCTGACACCTACCGGACCAGCTTCGATTCCTGACAGCCGACGGCCGTCACGCATCGGCTGACGAGTCGCCTCATGGCCATCGAGCGCGATACCGCGATCGCCTGCGTCACCTTTGGATGCCTTTCGGCTTCGGAGGGGTACCCGGTGGTCCAGGGGTCAATCGGCGGGCGGCGGGCGGCGGGCGGCGGGCGGCGGGCGGCGAGCGGCGAGCGGCGAGCGGCGAGCGGCACCAATGGTACGGCGCCGGAGTCCCCGGGGTGGAGCCGCCCGAGGGGCAGGCGCCCGGCGCGCGGCCGCGGGCCACCGGAGCGCCGAGAACTCCTGACGAACTGCGACGGCGCCGTCGAAGCCTGTCCGCCGTTCCTTCCGGACCGACGGACAGGCTCGATCGCGACGGCTCGGGCCGTGCGGGCCTCCTACCGGCTCCACCGCTGACGCGGGTCGCTGCGTTCGCAGTGCGAGATGGTCAGCTGGGTCCCGGCAGGGATCGCGTAGTCGGCGTCGCCGGGCTTCGTGCTGGTCGGCACGTGCAGGCAGCGGCCGGAGACCGGGTTGTACAGGGTGCCGACCTGGGCGATCCATTCCTGGTTCGAGCCGCCGTGGCAGTCCCACAGCACCACCTTGGAGCCGTCGGCGGCTCCTCCACGGTAGACGTCCAGGCACTTGCCGTTGACGCGGACCGTGCCGTCGGTGCCGACGGTCCATCGCTGGGCGGCGCTGCCGTCGCAGCCCCAGGTGCGGACCACGGTCCCTTCGGGGCCGGTGGGTCCGTTGCCGTCCAGGCAGCCCACCACCTCGTTGCCCCAGTTCGTGTTCCTGACGGGTCCGGTGGTGGCGGCGGCGGGCGGGCCGACCGGGGTGACCGACAGGTTGTCGAACTGGTCGTTGCGGTAGCCGTCGCCGCCCAGGCCGACCATCCCGGTGGTGAGGGCGGTGTCGGTGGCCGAGCCGACGGTGACGTTGTCCACGGCGGCGGTGAGGGTCGGACCGTCGGCGGTCAGTGCCAGGTGGTGCCAGGTGCCGGTGCCGAGGGCGGGGACCTGGCCGCTCTTCAGGACGGTGGTGTTGCCGTCTTCGGCCGTGCCGTCGTCCTCCCTGCTGGAGCGGACGATGGACCAGGCGCCGGTGTCGGACACCTCCAGGTAGTAGGCGTCGAACAGGGACGGGTGCCAGCCCTGGACACCGGTGCGGGCCATCAGCTGCACGGCTCCGGGCTGCTGGAGCAGGGCGTCGGCGGCGACGGTGTAGTTGGTCCAGCCGAGGTCGCCGCCCATGGTGTAGGGGTGGTCGACATCGTGGCGGTCGTCCCAGGGGATGGGCGGGGCCGGTGCCCGCTGGGTGAGGCAGCGCCCGGTGCGGCCGCCGGCGCAGGCGGTGGCCTCGAAGGCACCCTGCTGCTGCGCGAGGTAGCGGGGCTGCTGGTCGATCGGGGTGCTGTCGAAGTCGTCGGCGTACGGCAGCGGGACGGCGCCCGGCTTCGGGCCGGTGGCGGTGCCCTTGCCCTGGCCCGTGGTGGTGGTCAGCGAGTAGATGTGGCCGGGCTGGACCGTCAGGGCGTAGGAACCGTTCACGGGGGTGATGTCGGTCTGGCGGGAGAGGCTGGTGGCGGAGTTCGAGTCGTTGACGTCGGTGGCCCACACATGGACGGGACCGGAGGACAGGCCGTTCGAGACGTCGATCCTGACCGTCCGGGCGGTGGTGGCCGTGGTCGTCTCGATGATCGTGGAGTAGTCGGCGTCGTTCGGCGACTTGAGCGTCACGTAGGTGCCGTTGCTCTCGGCGCCGCCCAGGTAGCCGGAGCCCTTGTCCAGGAACTTCCAGCCGGGCGAGACGAACTGGGTGATCTGCGCGGTCGCCCAGGCGCTCTTGCCGACGGTGTAGGTTCCCGACGCCGGCTGGTTGGCCAGCACCAGGCCGACCGTGTTGTACGGCTGGTTGGGGTAGACGGCCGCCACCGCCGGCCAGTTCAGGTGAGCGGTGAGCCTGCCGTCGACGTACCCGCGGGTGAAGGTGCGGATCAGCGGGGCCGCACCGGAGAAGAGGTCCTGCGATCCGTTCTCGCCCGCCCACATGGCCTTGCCCGTCGCCCGGGCCGTCGCGTCGGTGGGGCAGTTGAGGGCCGTGCCGCCGTTGCCGCCCTCGCAGGGGTAGTGGGCGCTGATGACCGAGACGGCCTTCGCGAACCCGGGATCGCCGGCGACGTCGGTGGCGACCTTCCAGGCGCCCGCCCCCCAGTCGTCCGACACCACGGTCTGCACCTTGTCGTAGCCGGCCGTGTCCAGGGCGGTGCGCAGCTGCTTGAACCAGCCTACGTTGTAGGCGTTCTCGTTCCAGCCGCCGATGTAGTCGACGGCCAGTCCGTGCTGCCTGGCGCAGCCGAGCCAGCTCGTCAGGTAGTCGATCATGTCGGTGGTCCAGAAGTTGCCGCCGCCGACCCAGCCGGGCGCTCCCCAGCTGAGGGCGGCGAGCTTGACGGCGGGATTGCGGGCCTTGGCCTGCTCCATCAGCCACCACTCGTACCCGGTGTTGCAGTTGACGGTGGTGGGGGTGCGCATGTGGCTG
The sequence above is a segment of the Kitasatospora sp. NBC_00240 genome. Coding sequences within it:
- a CDS encoding dihydrofolate reductase family protein; this translates as MAQLLRVQNFIVSSDGIAAGEDQSFERPFGYDHPEKLFAWAGATASWPNRTEPGGSRGLDDYFTRDFARNIGAEIMGRNKFGFQRGPWQDHEWRGWWGDEPPFRTPVFVMTHHWRPSFTLSDTTFHFVDGDPATVLERAREAAEGKDVRLGGGVTTVREFLDADLVDTMHVAVSPVKLGSGLHLWQSPDELLDRFHLEVVPSPSGVTHHLFWRK
- a CDS encoding MFS transporter, which translates into the protein MSEPGRTVPPNLWRDRDFRRLWAGQTASQLGEHSTLIVLPLFAVLTLGAGAGELGVLRAVGQAPVLLLALLAGAWVDRWRTRTVMVLADAGRALVLGAAAAAGLLGRLGLPALLLAAFAAGALSVFFDVAYQASLVRLVTRDQLLQGNSALEGSRSAAQVGGPALGGALVTLLSAPVAAACGASFFALSVLSVRRIRRTEAVPGHSGRPPRVRRRIHQCLRFVAGDIPLRTVCLASAAFQFSFAAMMTVYLLFLPRELHLSGTAVGLALAATGPGALLGSVLAARLPGRFGHGTVLVSAAALGDGVFLCVPALHSSSVATVALLLAVNFVFGAAGQVVNVAVMAVRQAATPDGMQGRAAATITFVGMGTAPLGSLLGALLAQGWGLRTSLLVTAAGMLLSPLVMALSPLARLGRALPGPR
- a CDS encoding SigE family RNA polymerase sigma factor produces the protein MTGQARVDAFDRFVAARWPALLHLARLLTGGDRHRAEDLLQEALVKLWFAWPRVAEQAPEAYVRKVLARAAARSARRRWWGEQPIGRLPDPPGAADEAAAVDERTRLEAVLALLPARQRAAVVLRYYQDLPEGQVAEVLGCPVGTARSLTARGVARLRQLLAEAVSPVE
- a CDS encoding cellulase — its product is MTRGAMDRFEQELVRMMREGQEGTPYEDRHRDRLHAGVRARKRVRTAWKAAGSVLTAAGLCVALLVVASSFSRGGPAGPRPLPLVSAGSVTMTSPGRPASTAEGAPAPYRLSTPRPATGPDRISATRPAPRPGAGGPVG
- a CDS encoding phospholipid carrier-dependent glycosyltransferase; protein product: MRRPPRPAPAALRRLARWSGWGGPLLVTLLAGLARFWRLDSPRAVVFDETYYAKDAWSLLRLGYEGSWPDRLVADPQILGRPQVIPLSDAGAFVAHPPAGKWVIALGEWMFGLGPFGWRFMTAALGTLSVLMLCRIGRRLFRSTLLGCLAGALMAVDGLHYVMSRTALLDLVVMVFALAAFGCLLIDRDRTRDRLAAALPVDGDGRGDGRGDGGGRAHLDGHTAARAGTGPRPWRLAAGLFLGLSASVKWNGLYFLAFFLVLTLLWDAGARRTAGAHHPYRAVLRKDLWSALSLVLVTALTYLATWTGWLRSDHGYGRHWADGRGGTWSWIPAPLRSLWHYEYDVYQFNVGLHTPHPYESNPWSWLVLGRPVLFHHTQAEPGTAGCPAATACSQTILALGTPLLWWSACCALVYLLFRWALRRDWRAGAVLCGVGAGYLPWFLYQDRTIFSFYAVAFVPYLSLAVTMMLGALPGPPGASDRRRVRGVLVAGVLVLLIGWNFVHFVPLYTGQSIPYADWRARLWLDSWF
- a CDS encoding ricin-type beta-trefoil lectin domain protein, whose amino-acid sequence is MPHAGRQPFAQVPRRTAGALAAAFALAIGPLAALSPQPAAAVDSAPAPTIVAADGHSPGRTFDGIGALSGGGGNTRLLTDYPAAQQQQILDYLFKPGYGANLQILKVEAGGDTNSTDGSESSHMRTPTTVNCNTGYEWWLMEQAKARNPAVKLAALSWGAPGWVGGGNFWTTDMIDYLTSWLGCARQHGLAVDYIGGWNENAYNVGWFKQLRTALDTAGYDKVQTVVSDDWGAGAWKVATDVAGDPGFAKAVSVISAHYPCEGGNGGTALNCPTDATARATGKAMWAGENGSQDLFSGAAPLIRTFTRGYVDGRLTAHLNWPAVAAVYPNQPYNTVGLVLANQPASGTYTVGKSAWATAQITQFVSPGWKFLDKGSGYLGGAESNGTYVTLKSPNDADYSTIIETTTATTARTVRIDVSNGLSSGPVHVWATDVNDSNSATSLSRQTDITPVNGSYALTVQPGHIYSLTTTTGQGKGTATGPKPGAVPLPYADDFDSTPIDQQPRYLAQQQGAFEATACAGGRTGRCLTQRAPAPPIPWDDRHDVDHPYTMGGDLGWTNYTVAADALLQQPGAVQLMARTGVQGWHPSLFDAYYLEVSDTGAWSIVRSSREDDGTAEDGNTTVLKSGQVPALGTGTWHHLALTADGPTLTAAVDNVTVGSATDTALTTGMVGLGGDGYRNDQFDNLSVTPVGPPAAATTGPVRNTNWGNEVVGCLDGNGPTGPEGTVVRTWGCDGSAAQRWTVGTDGTVRVNGKCLDVYRGGAADGSKVVLWDCHGGSNQEWIAQVGTLYNPVSGRCLHVPTSTKPGDADYAIPAGTQLTISHCERSDPRQRWSR